The Intestinibaculum porci DNA window CGTACACCATGCACTGTTTTGCCAATCTTATTGGTATCATCATCAACAATACAGCAGACATGAACATTAGCCTTATCAGTAGAATGAATTTCACGAATGATCTTTTCTCCTGCCTCACCGGCGCCAACGATAATCGTATTGACAGTATCGCTATTAATTTTATCTTTGAACACAATGGTCCGATAAATACGATAGGAGAATCTAAAAATCATAGTAAATACTGTTAAGATTATAAAGAAGAATACAAAATAGCTTCGTGGTAATGAGTGAATCAATAGTACACTTTCAGCTACCTGTACCAAAGCAGCAACTAAACAAGCTAAAACAATCTTGATAGCTTCTCGAATAGAAGCTAATGACCAAATTGTGAAATAAAGATTAAAGATCATAAAGACAATAATCGTACTGATCGCTGTAAATGGCATTAAAGCTTTTGCCTCAGTTAAAAATCGAATTGGTATATTAGCTGGATTCAAATCAAATCTCAGCAATAACGATAAGTAGCATGTCAAACAAATAATAGCGGCATCGACAATAATCATGAGCAACATTCTCACTTTTTTGTCTGCTGGTATTCTTTTTAGATAATCCATTTTAATTTCTCCTTCAAATAAAAATCATATTCTTGTATTCCACTTTATTCTTCATATTTCATCGAAAGAATATCCTGTTAATTAAATATAAAATTAACATTTAGCGTACTTAAAAGTAACACAAAAGAGTATTAATTACAAGACTCGCTTAAAAAATATAGAGGAAAATTGTTCCAATATACAATTATAGTTTAACAAATCAACTTTTAGTATAACTTAAGAATAACCTAAAATAGACTATTTTAATTTAATTATCATAAAAGAATAAACTATTATTGACATCACTTCAAATAAACTTATAATGAGATTTGTTCAATATCTTTATTTTTATTTTATTTTTGAACAGGAGGATTTTATGAACAGAAAATACTATCAAATACTTACATATTTAAATACACATAAAGAAGAAAACTTCTCACAGCGTGATTTAGCAAATGCTCTAAGCATGTCTTTAGGCAGTGTTAACAGCTATATCAATCAGCTCACTGCTGAATCCTATCTTGATACTGACGGAAAGTTAACAGAAAAAGCGCTGGATTTATTTATAAAGGCTAAACCTGACAATGCCATTATTCTTGCGGCTGGTTATGGTATGCGGATGGTTCCCATCAATACCCTTAAACCTAAGGGATTACTGACGATTCATGGCAAGCCATTAATCGAAAAGACAATTGAGGATCTCCAGGCAGCTGGTATTCATAAGATTTATATTGTCGTTGGCTTCCTTAAAGAAATGTATGAATATCTTATTGATCGATACAACGTTACCCTTATTTATAATGAAGATTATGCGAGTAAAAATAATCTTGCTTCTCTAAATAAAGCTTATAAGTATATTCATAACTCTTATATCATCCCTTGCGATGTGTATACAACTTTTAATCCCTACTCATCTTCAGAAATTTGCAGCTGGTATATGATGGCAGATCAGCCAGAAGATAAAAACGGTCATTATACTGTTAATAAGCAATTACATATTGTAAAAACAAACTCCTCACCATTAAAAATGGTCGGTATTTCTTATGTGACTGGTGTATCTGAAGAAATTTTAAAACATAACTTACAATTAATGAGCCAGGATGAACAGTATGATTCTGTTTACTGGGAAAAAGCGCTATTCACTAACAATAACCATATCATTGGTAAAATTGTCAAACCAGGAACATGCTATGAAATTGATACCTATGAACAGTTGAGAAATATTGATAACCAGGCAGATGAACTGCAAAATGATGCAATTTCGACAATTGTCTATACCTTTAACGTAAAACCTTCAGATATCAAGAATATCTCAGTTTTAAAGAAAGGTATGACCAACCGTTCTTTCTTATTTGAATGTAACAATCAAAAATATATTATGAGAATTCCTGGGGAAGGCACCGATCAGTTAGTCAATCGCCAAGAGGAATATGATGTCTATATGGCCATTAAAGGCAAAGGTCTCTGTGATGATAATATTTATATCAATCCAACCAGTGGCTATAAGATCACTAAGTTTATTAATAATTCTCGTAACTGTGATCCAGATAACATTGATGATTTAAAAAAATGCATGAAGAAACTCAAAGACTTCCATAACATGAAACTCCAGGT harbors:
- a CDS encoding NTP transferase domain-containing protein — its product is MNRKYYQILTYLNTHKEENFSQRDLANALSMSLGSVNSYINQLTAESYLDTDGKLTEKALDLFIKAKPDNAIILAAGYGMRMVPINTLKPKGLLTIHGKPLIEKTIEDLQAAGIHKIYIVVGFLKEMYEYLIDRYNVTLIYNEDYASKNNLASLNKAYKYIHNSYIIPCDVYTTFNPYSSSEICSWYMMADQPEDKNGHYTVNKQLHIVKTNSSPLKMVGISYVTGVSEEILKHNLQLMSQDEQYDSVYWEKALFTNNNHIIGKIVKPGTCYEIDTYEQLRNIDNQADELQNDAISTIVYTFNVKPSDIKNISVLKKGMTNRSFLFECNNQKYIMRIPGEGTDQLVNRQEEYDVYMAIKGKGLCDDNIYINPTSGYKITKFINNSRNCDPDNIDDLKKCMKKLKDFHNMKLQVNHTFDIFKHMEFYETLWEGNPSIFNDYEDTKKKVYELKEYIDAHPSEYCLTHIDAVCDNFMISTDENGQEKIDLIDWEYAGMQDPHVDIAMFCIYAMYDRAHVDQLIDIYFENNCPQETRLKIYCYIACCGLLWSNWCEFKRNKGVEFGEYSLAQYRYAKDYYKIFKEEIKNV